The following coding sequences are from one Oikeobacillus pervagus window:
- a CDS encoding ferritin, with product MLSNKLRDTLIDQMNYEFYSAHVYMAMASYCSSENYDGFANFFLVQAEEERFHAMKIYNYINDRGEHPIIKGFGNPSNEFDSLLDAFERGLEHEKEVTKRIYHLSDIAWDEREHATIAFLKWFIDEQVEEEATFDSIIQRLKRIINDPNALFMLDTEFSNRSFTPPAE from the coding sequence TTGTTATCGAATAAATTAAGAGATACATTAATTGATCAAATGAACTATGAATTTTACTCTGCCCATGTTTATATGGCGATGGCCTCCTATTGTTCATCCGAAAACTATGATGGATTTGCAAACTTTTTCCTAGTTCAAGCAGAAGAGGAACGGTTCCATGCTATGAAAATCTACAATTATATTAATGATCGTGGTGAACATCCGATTATTAAAGGATTTGGAAATCCGTCCAATGAGTTCGACTCCTTACTAGATGCTTTTGAAAGAGGGTTGGAACATGAAAAAGAGGTCACAAAAAGAATTTATCACCTATCAGATATCGCATGGGATGAACGAGAACATGCGACAATTGCTTTCTTGAAATGGTTTATTGATGAACAAGTGGAAGAAGAGGCCACATTCGACAGCATTATTCAAAGATTAAAACGAATCATCAATGACCCGAATGCTCTATTTATGCTTGATACTGAATTTAGTAACCGTTCCTTTACTCCGCCAGCTGAGTAA
- a CDS encoding cold-shock protein, which yields MAFGRRNLEEIVTEETKVWECTSEDCNCWVRDNFKSSEKPVCPICHSEMSPSTKMLQVIENHSKHTF from the coding sequence ATGGCGTTCGGTAGAAGAAACCTTGAGGAAATCGTCACTGAGGAGACAAAAGTTTGGGAGTGCACTTCAGAGGATTGTAATTGTTGGGTAAGAGACAATTTCAAAAGTAGTGAAAAGCCGGTATGCCCTATTTGTCATAGCGAAATGAGCCCATCCACTAAAATGCTACAGGTCATTGAAAACCACAGCAAACATACATTCTAA
- a CDS encoding cold-shock protein, with protein sequence MLTGKVKWFNAEKGFGFIEREGGDDVFVHFSAIQSEGFKSLDEGQTVTFEIVEGNRGPQAANVQKA encoded by the coding sequence ATGTTAACAGGTAAAGTAAAATGGTTTAACGCTGAAAAAGGCTTTGGATTCATCGAAAGAGAAGGCGGAGACGATGTATTCGTACATTTTTCTGCTATCCAAAGTGAAGGATTCAAATCTTTAGACGAAGGCCAAACGGTTACTTTTGAAATCGTTGAAGGAAATCGTGGACCACAAGCTGCTAACGTACAAAAAGCATAA
- a CDS encoding DUF2935 domain-containing protein, translating into MQFYYGQQMPLRILDEAEFWKHQEEEHTVVIRELVTGLEPEFVEALKEWEKALSETHQKIVRYIESIIRTGSYVPTQLYQQVLQLISFCLQQSLDFIKLCRQIKDESAAVSKNPTAKVVLNHIIRESEYFIGIAQTLLYGVQSEQKS; encoded by the coding sequence ATGCAATTCTATTACGGGCAACAAATGCCATTAAGAATCTTGGATGAAGCGGAATTTTGGAAGCATCAAGAGGAAGAACATACAGTCGTCATTCGTGAGTTAGTAACTGGACTGGAGCCCGAATTTGTAGAAGCTTTAAAGGAATGGGAGAAGGCACTTTCAGAAACACATCAAAAAATCGTTCGCTATATTGAATCCATCATTCGCACAGGATCCTATGTACCGACACAGCTTTATCAACAAGTCCTACAGCTCATCTCTTTCTGCTTACAGCAAAGTTTAGATTTTATAAAACTATGTCGGCAAATAAAAGATGAAAGTGCTGCTGTGAGTAAAAACCCTACCGCAAAGGTAGTGTTGAATCATATTATTCGTGAGTCTGAATACTTTATAGGAATTGCCCAAACATTACTATATGGAGTACAATCCGAACAGAAATCATAA
- a CDS encoding sodium-dependent transporter, which produces MVTDRKEQWSSKLGFILSSAGAAIGLGAIWKFPYVTGMSGGGAFFLLFIIFTLLIGLPMLISEFVIGRGAGKEAISAYKSHAPNSLWVNIGRLGVLGCFLLLSFYCVVGGWVLIYSALSIVGGVIDKGANYPELFEMVTSSPKLTILGLAIFLVMNIVVVSLGVQNGIERANKYMMPLLFIFFIILVIRSLTLEGAMEGVKFFLQPDFTKITSEAVLYALGQSFFALAVGFSCMVTYSSYLDKNVSIPASASSVVFMNIFVSLLAGLAIFPVVFSFGFEPTEGPGLLFIVLPSVFSQIPFGELFLSLFLLLFLFATLTSSFSLLEIIVAAFTANEKRQRKKVSWLAGIIVFIAGIPAALSFSVLKDFHLFDKTVFDATDYLVSNIMLPLGNLGIALFIVYKMDQTITKEEFLLGNTLSPSTFALWHNVMKWIVPITIIIVFLSTLGII; this is translated from the coding sequence ATGGTGACGGACAGAAAGGAACAGTGGTCTTCTAAATTAGGGTTCATTCTTTCATCTGCTGGTGCCGCTATTGGGTTGGGAGCGATTTGGAAGTTCCCCTATGTAACTGGTATGAGCGGTGGTGGAGCCTTTTTTCTTCTCTTTATTATTTTCACCCTATTAATTGGTCTTCCTATGCTTATTTCTGAATTTGTAATTGGACGTGGTGCTGGGAAAGAAGCCATTAGTGCTTATAAATCCCATGCCCCCAACAGTTTATGGGTAAATATTGGACGTCTCGGTGTCCTTGGATGCTTTCTGCTATTATCTTTTTACTGCGTTGTCGGCGGTTGGGTTTTAATTTATAGCGCTTTATCCATTGTCGGCGGGGTGATTGATAAAGGGGCCAATTACCCTGAACTATTCGAGATGGTGACAAGTAGTCCTAAGTTAACCATTTTGGGCCTAGCAATCTTTTTAGTCATGAATATAGTCGTCGTATCATTAGGTGTTCAAAATGGAATCGAAAGAGCAAATAAATACATGATGCCATTGCTCTTTATCTTTTTCATTATTTTAGTGATTCGTTCCTTAACATTAGAAGGAGCTATGGAAGGAGTAAAATTTTTCTTACAACCGGATTTCACGAAGATTACGAGTGAGGCCGTACTGTATGCCCTTGGACAATCCTTTTTCGCATTAGCCGTCGGATTTTCCTGTATGGTAACGTATAGCTCCTATTTAGACAAAAATGTGAGTATCCCTGCATCTGCAAGCTCTGTTGTGTTTATGAATATATTCGTTTCACTACTTGCAGGATTGGCCATCTTCCCAGTTGTCTTTTCTTTCGGTTTCGAGCCGACAGAAGGGCCAGGACTTTTATTCATTGTCCTTCCTTCCGTTTTTTCGCAAATTCCATTTGGTGAATTATTTTTAAGTCTTTTTCTATTGCTTTTCCTATTTGCAACATTAACTTCCTCTTTTAGTTTGCTTGAAATTATTGTTGCTGCGTTTACCGCTAATGAAAAGAGACAGCGGAAAAAGGTTTCCTGGTTGGCAGGAATCATCGTATTCATTGCTGGAATTCCGGCTGCCCTTTCATTTAGCGTGTTAAAAGACTTTCATCTTTTTGATAAAACCGTTTTTGATGCAACTGACTATCTCGTTAGTAATATCATGCTGCCTTTAGGAAATTTAGGCATCGCTCTTTTTATTGTATATAAAATGGATCAGACCATTACAAAAGAAGAATTTCTACTTGGAAATACACTTTCCCCATCGACATTTGCCCTTTGGCACAATGTAATGAAATGGATCGTTCCCATTACCATCATCATCGTGTTTTTAAGCACATTAGGCATTATTTAG
- a CDS encoding alpha/beta-type small acid-soluble spore protein, which translates to MARNNKILVPEARQVLDRLKAKVADTNQPDQAKFEIANEMGVPLNKGDNGNLTSKEAGKIGGKLGGNMVREMIKMAEQQLIRKK; encoded by the coding sequence ATGGCACGAAACAATAAAATTCTCGTTCCAGAAGCAAGACAAGTACTAGACAGATTAAAAGCGAAAGTGGCAGACACAAACCAACCAGATCAAGCAAAGTTTGAAATCGCTAATGAAATGGGGGTTCCTTTAAATAAAGGGGATAACGGAAATTTGACATCCAAAGAAGCAGGGAAAATTGGTGGAAAGCTTGGTGGAAATATGGTTCGAGAAATGATTAAAATGGCAGAGCAACAATTGATCCGTAAAAAATAA